The sequence GCCaggtgggcagggaggagggaggacaTGAAGGGCAGGAGTGGCGAGTCATCCTTTTGGGGGGACAAAACATGTTTGGGGTGCCCTACAGGCTTGTGGGTCCTGGGGTGAGCTGGGAGGTGAGGAACAAGGCTGTCCTTAAATATCAGGTGACTCACCCTGCCCTCAGCTCAGCATAGTCTTCCCTGGGCCACCCACTTCATTCTGAGTGGGAGGGGAGAGTCTGGAGGTGGAAGATCCCCATATAAACTGCTGAAATACCCAGGGGGTGGGAGAGATGTGAGCGAGTGTTTTGCTGGGACACAGGTAAAACAAGATCAGCTTGTGGTCCTTAAAGCCCCTTGGCTTCCCAGAGTGTGGAGGGAAGGGctctgggatggggatggggaagaagaTGAAGGTGAGGATGAGCAGGGTTTTTCAAGGGAACACACCTGTCTCAGTGGTGTGTCAGGTTGTTGCTTGGCGTTAGCTCTCTGGAGGTGATGCCCAGCTAGATCCCAGGGGGTAGGTCCAGGGGATCTGCTGGATCAAGCAATCCTCCACAGTGTCCCTGCTGGGTCTCTGGCACATAGGAGTCCTGTGTGGCAGCTGACGGCAGGGTTTGGTCTGTGTGGGTattgcaggagagcagagctgtggtgCAGCTTTCAGGTcgcacccagccctgctggggaAAGgacccaggtgtcttgggacatCATGGTGGAGGTTGGAGGGTGCAGAGGGCCCTGACGCTGCTCCTTTCCCCCAGGAGAAGGTGAACCAGCTGAAGGACGAGGTGCGTCTGCAGTATGAGAAGATGCACCAGATCTTGGACGAAGACTTAAGGAAGACCATGGAGATCCTGGACAAGGCCCAGGCCAAGTTCTGCAACGAGAACGCAGCCCAGGTCCTCCACCTCAATGAGCGCATGCAGGAAGCCAAGAAGCTCCTCAGCTCTGTCCAGGTCATGTTTGACAAAACCGAGGACATCAACTTCATGAAAGTAAGACAGGCTGCACATGCTGTGGGTGGGATGGGGCCTGTGGGGAGGTCTGGTTGTGTGGGGAGCATTGGGGAGGCGTGGGGCATGGCAGTCAGCAGACGGGGGCACTGACAGAGCCAGATGGTGCCTCCAAAGGGCTCAGCAGTGGGAGAAGGCAAGGAGGAGTGGGGCAGACTCAGCGCCAGCCTCGGAGGAGGAGTTGTTGCAGCTGGAGATGGGGCTGGGGCAGTCCATGCTGGGGGGAGAGCAGCCTGTCCCCGCCTGGGGGCCACAGAAGGTGACACTGAAAGGGGATgtggctgctggggcagggactggcCTTACTGACCAGagcttctcctttccctcctaGAACACCAAGTCTGTGAAAATCTTAATGGACAGGTAAGTGCGACGTGTTCAGCAGGCATGTTTGGGGGGAAAGGGGGCTGTCGCAGGGGTGTCAGCAGCACCATGTCTggaggaggagcggggccgggTATGCTACAGGGCCTGAGAGACAcatgctctgtgcctcagtttccctctgtcTGGGAGGATGAAAAAATCCCCTTCTGCAGCCGTTGAATGAAGTCCTCCCCTTGGACAAGGGCAAACATGTTGGTGTGCTTCTGGAAAAGCAGAGCTGGGACCCAGCATCCTGGGCAGGGTGGGACCAGCCGAGTTGGGGCGCAGGGCTGAGTCCAGCTCTGttggggcagaggcagggcagggggtTAAAGTCAGCATTAGCAGAGCTGAGGCAAGTGGGGTGGCTGTGTGGGGGGATTGCAGGGGCTGCAGGAGATGCACCCTGGCATGGGATGTTCACAGCAAAGCTGGACACGGAAGGTCCTGCCCATCAGAGAGAGCCAGCTCCCTGCTGCCCTAGGGAAGGGGTTTGTCCCTGGGAGGGTGGTGGAAGGATCCATCTGACCCTGAGTGTACCTTGTCCCTCATGTCTCTCCTCTCTGCCCGTCGTCGCCAACAGAACCCAGAACTGTACAGGTGGCAGCCTGCCCCCACCCAAGATTGGCCACCTCAACTCCAAGCTCTTTCTGAATGAGATCACcaagaaagagaagcagctcaggaaGTTGCTGGAAGGTGGGTGAAGCCTgaggggtgcagagaggggggggtCCAGGACCTTGCTACCTCCTGTATCCATAGCTGGGTGCCCTGTGGACCCCAGTACAGAAGGGTGGGGAGAGCTGTTGGGATGCAAGGACCCCTGGGAACTCCTCTGTGGTCAGCTGGGGCATGGAGGTGCCATGAATCCGGCGCCTGGCTGTCCCCAAGGCCATTCCCCTTGGCTTGTGAAATGGCTGTGTTTTGGAGTGACACTGCAGGGGGGCTGGCCATTGGCAGGAAAAGTCAGTGGAGAGGTGGGGGTCAGTGCCTGGGGGACATCCAGGGGCCGGCGTGGTTCTGCAGCTCACAGCCCATGCCTGGGAGCAGACCGTGTCCTGCGGAGGCTTCCCAGTCCTCTCTCCTTGGGGGATTTGGGTGTGTCACCCAGGCTGTCCCCCTCTGATCCTGGTACAGACCGTGGTCATGAGCTGTGCACGGGCTCAGCCTGTGCACGTGTTTGCAGTGCAGCGCTTGGGGCCGCTCTGAGCCTGCCGGCAAGGTCCCAGAACGGAACCTGCAGATTCACCTGTATATGACTGTGTGCCCAGTTTGCTGCtggtggggtgggctggggacCCTCTGCTCACGCGGGGCCGGAGCACAGGTCTCGGGGCTTCGTTGCAGGTTCAGACCAGTGGCCGGAGCACCCTGgagctgtgccgtgccgtgcttGACTCGGTCCCCCTCTCCTGTTCCCCTCTGCAGGTCCTCTGAGCACTCCTGTCCCCTTCCTGCAGAGCATCCCCATGTACCCCTGCACCGTCAGCAACTCCGGCGCGGAGAAGCGCAAGCACTCCACCGCCTTCCCTGAGGGCAGCTTCCTCGAGCCATCGTCCGGGACTGTGGCGAGCCAGTACATGAGCCAGGGCGCTTCAGCTGGCGAGGGGCAGTCTGCACAAGCCATGGTGCCTTGTAGCTCCACGCAGCACATAGTTGGACTTCCCAGCGGCCCGCAGCCGGTGCACTCGGGCTCTGTCTTCAACCCATCTCACTACCCCAACACCACGTCATCTCAGCAGTCCGTGCTCTCCCAGTACGGTGGGCGCAAAATCCTTGTCTGCTCTGTGGATAACTGTTACTGTTCCTCCGTGTCCAACCACAGCGGGCACCAGCCCTACCCACGGTCGGGGCACTTCCCCTGGACGGTCTCCTCGCAGGAGTACTCCCACCCGCTGCCGCCTGCCCCCGCAGTCCCCCAGTCGCTCCCGGGACTTGCCGTGAGGGAATGGATTGACGCATCCCAGCAGCACGGGCGGCAGGATTTCTATAGAGTCTACGGCCAGCCATCGGCCAAACACTACGTCACCAGTTAACCGTCACACTCTCCGGAGAGTCCCGCTCGATGATGCGTTCAGAGAGAAAAGTCTGATTTGGCgcttcttggggttttttttttttccttccccctttaaATCAAACCAAATTTTTTTCCCACCTTGTGCCTCTCCAGGATTTTGGGGAGGGTTGTTCTCttgtatctctctttttttttcccagtccttttgaaacaaaataataattgtttttctgtttaattcgtgtatctttaatttaattttggaaagtCCTTCCTGCCCCTCGCTGTGAAAAGACAAGGGAGAAATTACCAAGAAGAAATTGATGGGGATT comes from Athene noctua chromosome 5, bAthNoc1.hap1.1, whole genome shotgun sequence and encodes:
- the TRIM8 gene encoding E3 ubiquitin-protein ligase TRIM8; translation: MAENWKNCFEEELICPICLHVFVEPVQLPCKHNFCRGCIGEAWAKESGLVRCPECNQAYNQKPNLEKNLKLTNIVEKFNSLNLEKPPSVLHCVFCRRGPPLPAQKICLRCEAPCCQSHVQTHLQQPSTARGHLLVEADDVRAWSCPQHNAYRLYHCEAEQVAVCQFCCYYSGAHQGHSVCDVEIRRNEIRKMLMKQQDRLEEREQDIEEQLYKLESDKRLVEEKVNQLKDEVRLQYEKMHQILDEDLRKTMEILDKAQAKFCNENAAQVLHLNERMQEAKKLLSSVQVMFDKTEDINFMKNTKSVKILMDRTQNCTGGSLPPPKIGHLNSKLFLNEITKKEKQLRKLLEGPLSTPVPFLQSIPMYPCTVSNSGAEKRKHSTAFPEGSFLEPSSGTVASQYMSQGASAGEGQSAQAMVPCSSTQHIVGLPSGPQPVHSGSVFNPSHYPNTTSSQQSVLSQYGGRKILVCSVDNCYCSSVSNHSGHQPYPRSGHFPWTVSSQEYSHPLPPAPAVPQSLPGLAVREWIDASQQHGRQDFYRVYGQPSAKHYVTS